The following proteins come from a genomic window of Flavobacteriales bacterium:
- a CDS encoding sigma-70 family RNA polymerase sigma factor, whose translation MPVITCHNECCSKNFKSRSRKRKFCSHECYNIHKKSNPKDYQEGKFKKGQKSWNTGLKNTKVGSFMIRKKTLKTGNIKRLRFVNAGSDDKGLAKYLRNDKVVWEEANGPVPSGYVIYHKDGRTLNDSLDNLECIPFGEAISRYAALRENVYDLKNKGHVKKLIKGCLVNDRRIQKILFELNYDRCMGIAMRYAKDKDTAQDILSDGFIKIFENISKYTMKGSFEGWISRIMANTAIDYTRKQKNTFVMDTADMAFFDGMSEEDKGFEINEDEVKGIPVDLIMEQIQKLSPSYRAVFNMHVFEEMSHKEIAEKLEISEGTSKSNLSKARQNLRKNVAILLGREEIRQNEVMSQYLQYDREMDMAV comes from the coding sequence ATGCCAGTTATTACGTGTCATAACGAATGCTGTAGTAAAAATTTTAAGAGTAGGTCTCGAAAGAGAAAGTTCTGCTCTCACGAGTGTTACAACATTCATAAAAAATCTAACCCAAAAGATTACCAAGAAGGGAAGTTTAAAAAAGGACAAAAATCTTGGAATACTGGTTTGAAGAATACCAAAGTTGGTAGCTTCATGATACGTAAGAAAACATTGAAGACTGGAAACATCAAAAGACTTAGGTTTGTAAATGCAGGTAGTGATGATAAAGGATTGGCCAAATATCTTCGAAATGATAAGGTTGTTTGGGAAGAGGCAAATGGCCCAGTTCCTTCTGGATATGTAATCTATCATAAAGATGGTAGAACTCTCAATGACAGTTTAGATAATCTTGAATGTATTCCTTTTGGAGAAGCGATAAGTAGATACGCAGCTCTTAGAGAAAATGTTTATGACCTTAAAAATAAGGGGCACGTCAAGAAGCTCATAAAAGGATGTTTGGTCAATGATAGAAGAATTCAAAAAATTCTGTTTGAATTGAACTACGACAGGTGCATGGGAATTGCAATGAGATATGCGAAAGACAAAGACACTGCTCAAGACATATTGAGTGACGGATTCATCAAAATATTTGAAAATATTAGCAAGTATACGATGAAAGGAAGTTTCGAGGGATGGATAAGTAGAATCATGGCAAATACTGCCATTGATTACACCAGAAAGCAAAAGAACACCTTTGTAATGGACACAGCCGATATGGCCTTTTTTGATGGCATGTCAGAAGAAGACAAAGGTTTTGAAATAAATGAAGATGAGGTAAAAGGAATTCCAGTTGATTTAATAATGGAACAAATCCAAAAGTTATCTCCATCTTATAGAGCTGTTTTCAACATGCATGTGTTTGAAGAAATGTCTCACAAGGAAATTGCCGAGAAATTGGAAATCTCGGAGGGTACATCAAAATCAAATCTATCGAAGGCCAGACAGAATTTGAGAAAAAATGTGGCAATATTATTAGGACGTGAAGAAATAAGACAAAACGAAGTCATGAGTCAATATTTACAGTATGACAGAGAGATGGATATGGCTGTCTAA